CTCACGTAAAATCGCTCAAGAACTTAACCTTCCTTCAGATGTAGTAAACGAAATAGAAACTGCCGGTCGTGTACATGACGTAGGAAAAATAGCAGTAGAAGATTCTATACTTAGAAAACCCGGAAAACTAACAGAAAAAGAATATGATATACTCAAGAAACATCCTGTAGTAGCACATCGCTTGCTCAAGAATCTAAAGCCTTACCAAAATGGAGCAAAGTATGTTCTTTACCACCACGAGCGCATAGATGGTAAAGGATATCCGGAAGGTATATCCCGAATGGCCATACCTTTAGGAGCACGTATTATTGCAGTTGCAGACAGTTATGACGCAATGACTTCAGACCGCCTTTACCGTAATGCTTTGCCTCAATGGATTGCTGTAGAAGAACTTAAGAAATATTCAGGTATCCAATTTGATCCTGTTATTGTTGAAGCTTTTATCGAAGTATTGAAAAGGGATTATGGGTATAATGAAAATTCTAAAGAAGCCGTAAAAAATTTGCAAAATATTTGAGAAGGAGGAAATAGTCAAATGTTTATTCTTTATGCAGTAATTCTTGGTATAATAATAGGTTATCTAGTGGGAGGAAAAGTGAAATTTATTGTTCAAAAGCCCTTAAAGCATATTTGGCTTGCTATATCCGGATTTTTAATACAAATTCTGATATTTTCCAATATTACAGGTTTTCAATTTGAAAAGACTACTATGGTAATACTTTATGGAATATCTTATATTCTAATTCTTTCTTTTGTGTTTATCAACAGAAAAGTACCGGGGATAATGTTAATTGGCATAGGAATAATACTCAACGCAACTGTAATTTTTTTAAATGGTGGACATATGCCTGCCTCTATAGAAAGCCTTGAAAAAACATCTATCGGGAAACAGGCTGAAATATTACGCCAGGGATCCACCACAAATAATTCCCAGACAATAACTGAAGATACCTTGCTTCCCTGGTTGGGTGACATTTTCTATATTCCTTCATGGATGCCGTTCTCAAATGTTTTTAGCATTGGTGATGTACTTATAGCTGTCGGTGTGTGCGTATACCTTATACTCGGCATGAAACCTGCAAGTACAAACCTTGCCGATACAAAATAGGGCTATTCTTTTGAATCTCTTCTGACCGGTTTTTACGGTTTTAATTTAATCTAATATTGAACTCTTTCCAACTCCCAACATATTCACATTGTAAGCACATTGTAGCTTCTTTTATTCATAGCTACTTCCCCCTACTCTTATATATAATTAACAGACCAACAAATATAAATAATAGAGGCCAGAAATACCTGTTATAGAACCAACCGAAATAATCCCTGGTAAGAAGGAAGATACCCAAAAAAACAAGTCCCGCTCCTACAATAAACCTGCCTTTCTCAGGGTCAAATACTGATACTGGTTTATTGTTTTTCTTATCTTCATTTGATGTAGCTTGATTACCATTATTATGATAGTCATTATTTTGAAAATTTGAATTGTCTAAATTCCCATCAGTAACATCCTTTTCTTCAGGGACTATTATTATTGCAATAATATAGGCTAATATACCTATACCATAAGTAAAGCTTATAAGTACCCAGCCAAGCCTGACAATTGCAGGGTCAATATTAAAGTATTCTGCAATTCCTCCGCAGACCCCCGAAATCATTTTATTTTTCCTTGAACGGTATAATTGTTTTTGCATAAAAAAGCCTCCCCTTTAAAAATAGCTACCCTTTACTTTTGCCTATATCTTTATCAATTATGCCGTATATGCTCCATGCCCTGGTTAAAAAGCTGTAAAATGTGGTCATCATCAAGAGAATAAAAAATTGACTTGCCCTCTTTTCTAAATTTAACAAGTCTCATCGCCCTTAAAACTCTTAATTGGTGCGATATGGCTGACTGTGTCATATCAAGTATTTCAGCAATATCACAAACACACATTTCGTGCTTTGAAAGGACATATAGTATTTTTATTCTAGTTGGATCTCCTAAAACTTTAAACACTTCGGAAAGTTTTACTGCATCCCCTTCTTTTATCATATAAGCCTTTACAACATCAATTTTATCCTTATGCACTTCTACAGATTCACATCTGTCATCACAGCTATCAACC
This DNA window, taken from Bacillota bacterium, encodes the following:
- a CDS encoding DUF5317 domain-containing protein, whose protein sequence is MFILYAVILGIIIGYLVGGKVKFIVQKPLKHIWLAISGFLIQILIFSNITGFQFEKTTMVILYGISYILILSFVFINRKVPGIMLIGIGIILNATVIFLNGGHMPASIESLEKTSIGKQAEILRQGSTTNNSQTITEDTLLPWLGDIFYIPSWMPFSNVFSIGDVLIAVGVCVYLILGMKPASTNLADTK
- a CDS encoding PspC domain-containing protein yields the protein MQKQLYRSRKNKMISGVCGGIAEYFNIDPAIVRLGWVLISFTYGIGILAYIIAIIIVPEEKDVTDGNLDNSNFQNNDYHNNGNQATSNEDKKNNKPVSVFDPEKGRFIVGAGLVFLGIFLLTRDYFGWFYNRYFWPLLFIFVGLLIIYKSRGK
- a CDS encoding winged helix-turn-helix transcriptional regulator, translating into MVDSCDDRCESVEVHKDKIDVVKAYMIKEGDAVKLSEVFKVLGDPTRIKILYVLSKHEMCVCDIAEILDMTQSAISHQLRVLRAMRLVKFRKEGKSIFYSLDDDHILQLFNQGMEHIRHN